A genomic segment from Neobacillus sp. YX16 encodes:
- a CDS encoding YIP1 family protein, translating into MQHFIRVILCLGLLLMLPLQSIAFASAPYKTETLSSDGGLIETQTAFTPLGEFLSGEEVVNPEDIFSDTNGFIYIADSGTKKVIMADENGNIRARIGEGVLEKPTGVFVDDNGDIFVADYAKEKVFRFNSGGELKGEFGKPDSPLFGKKSPYKPQKVGVDRRGNLYVISEGSTNGIIQLSQDGSFLGYYGVNNTEISFKSVIQNLLTTETQKSKMFMKTPPAPDNIALDKQGLIYSVTEGTENEVIKKLNVAGKNMLDPFISWDSTYQDITVDKDGNIFTLNSTGEIHEFDSFGNLLFVFGGTDDGSNRLGLFKQPTGITIDQNGKLYITDKERGMITVLEATAFAGQVHKGIALFKEGLYVESQQYWESVLELNSSFGLAHTAMGKSYYKQQDYEKALEEYKFAEDVYGYSDAFWEVRQAWMQENLSSVLLIMIGLIVLYYFIKYLDKKRKILDVPRNNWNELKTRKLLSELLFLFKFFKHPIDSFYYLKRKQYATVLSATILYIILFIEYLIAKFQTGFIFSYHGLGEKSLLVEILIVFVPLLLFILINYMVSTINDGEGRFKDIYIGTIYSLAPYLVFIIPITILSNVLTYNESFIYIFSIRIIYVWCLIILFIMIQEIHNYTFSETVRNIFVTLFGMAIMILVVFIVFVLFDQVYDFVYSIMKEVMMRV; encoded by the coding sequence ATGCAGCATTTCATTAGAGTTATATTATGCTTAGGTTTATTATTAATGCTTCCCTTACAATCAATTGCATTTGCTTCTGCTCCATATAAAACAGAAACATTATCATCTGATGGGGGATTAATTGAAACACAAACAGCATTTACACCTCTTGGTGAATTTTTATCAGGAGAAGAGGTAGTAAATCCTGAAGATATTTTTTCTGATACAAATGGTTTCATTTATATAGCCGATTCTGGAACAAAAAAAGTAATTATGGCTGATGAAAACGGCAATATACGAGCACGAATTGGAGAAGGTGTACTTGAGAAACCAACAGGGGTTTTTGTTGACGATAATGGCGATATTTTTGTAGCAGATTATGCAAAAGAAAAAGTTTTCCGTTTTAATTCGGGCGGGGAACTTAAGGGTGAATTCGGAAAACCAGATTCTCCGCTTTTTGGAAAAAAATCTCCGTATAAACCACAAAAGGTTGGAGTGGACCGCCGTGGAAATCTTTATGTCATTAGTGAAGGTTCAACGAATGGAATAATTCAGCTTAGTCAGGATGGTTCATTTTTAGGTTATTACGGTGTAAATAATACTGAGATTAGCTTTAAGTCAGTTATTCAGAACTTGCTTACTACGGAAACTCAAAAATCTAAAATGTTTATGAAAACTCCACCTGCCCCAGATAATATTGCACTCGATAAACAGGGACTTATATATTCTGTGACGGAAGGAACTGAAAATGAAGTAATCAAAAAACTAAATGTGGCCGGAAAGAATATGCTCGACCCGTTTATCTCTTGGGACTCAACCTATCAAGATATCACGGTTGATAAAGATGGGAACATTTTCACCTTAAATAGCACTGGAGAAATTCATGAATTTGACAGTTTCGGAAATTTGTTGTTCGTTTTTGGAGGAACAGATGATGGTTCAAACCGGTTGGGATTATTTAAACAACCGACTGGAATTACGATTGACCAAAATGGCAAGCTTTACATAACTGATAAAGAGCGCGGCATGATCACGGTTTTGGAGGCAACTGCTTTTGCAGGTCAAGTTCATAAAGGAATTGCATTATTTAAAGAAGGCTTATATGTAGAAAGTCAGCAATACTGGGAATCTGTTTTGGAATTAAACTCTTCTTTTGGACTTGCCCATACGGCAATGGGAAAATCCTATTATAAACAGCAAGACTATGAAAAAGCCTTAGAAGAATATAAATTTGCTGAGGATGTTTATGGATATTCAGATGCTTTCTGGGAAGTTCGACAAGCGTGGATGCAAGAAAATCTTAGTTCCGTTTTGCTCATAATGATCGGATTAATCGTACTCTATTATTTTATTAAATATCTTGATAAAAAGAGAAAAATATTGGATGTACCGAGAAACAATTGGAATGAATTGAAAACAAGAAAGCTTTTGTCAGAATTACTATTTTTATTTAAATTTTTTAAGCATCCGATTGACAGCTTTTATTATTTAAAACGAAAACAGTATGCTACTGTTTTGTCTGCAACGATTCTTTATATCATTTTATTTATTGAATATTTGATAGCAAAATTTCAAACAGGATTTATTTTCTCGTACCATGGACTAGGTGAGAAAAGCTTACTAGTGGAAATTTTAATTGTTTTTGTTCCGCTTCTACTATTTATATTGATTAACTATATGGTAAGTACTATTAATGATGGAGAAGGAAGATTTAAGGATATTTATATTGGGACGATCTATTCACTTGCTCCTTATCTCGTATTCATTATTCCTATTACCATCCTATCTAATGTTCTGACGTATAATGAATCATTTATTTACATTTTTTCAATCCGTATTATTTACGTCTGGTGTTTAATCATTTTGTTTATCATGATTCAGGAAATACACAATTACACCTTCTCAGAAACGGTACGAAATATTTTTGTTACTTTGTTTGGTATGGCCATCATGATTCTTGTTGTTTTCATCGTATTTGTCTTATTTGACCAAGTCTATGACTTTGTCTATTCCATCATGAAGGAGGTTATGATGCGTGTATAG
- a CDS encoding DUF5696 domain-containing protein yields MYRILLIALTIMLLPIHANADSTKKSNSEQPSVLNENEHDEMKYSSAQFTKPEKSNEKQATQSPSFEGFEKAAENENLILYVNKESLALKIQDKQTQYVWNTGVDHPDNYRINKTWEEMIQSAITVEYADRKGKVRSESILTNNSKPKIEMTKNGFTAKVFMNQAKVSFQLNVELEDDSLQVSLPKEKIEENKRTKLISIKIYPFLGAVNENDLNGYMFLPDGSGALVRYEKSGKKADTPFVGSIFGKDESFKKTVKVNEKVYPVQQIKMPVFGAVHGVKQNAFLTVIEDGYTYGDVVAYPAGVSTDFNWVSSQFHYRNEYYQPTSKSMNGINVYQENANNFDITLRYMFLRDADADYVGMAKRYQKYLEENDQLKKQVDKSQVRLEILGGEVKEGLILDSVIPMTEINQIPQFTKELKKNKVDKMFVVYKGWTKGGLTGTLPTKFPIEKKLGNKNDVQDTTAALKKDNIPLYFYTDYTKAYEGASGYSGSKDVAKKISSETISLLEGKEKVFYLSPLKSLEMAKDDIENYSKNGISNLAIDSTGFTLFSDYNKSSSSDRMQTIDTYNELIHEFNKKMGNVALYEPNVYTWKQTNRYLDIPMYSSNYVFETDTVPFLQIVLKGYIPYFAPFSNFNANPSEDVLRMIEYGAYPSFLLTDQPSHLLKKTPSNGVYTSEFDLWKDEIVEQYKMIEESLGQVEGAAITAREIPKAGVVEVSYSNGKMIIVNYTDSPYSAHGIQVQAQDFAVIERGE; encoded by the coding sequence GTGTATAGGATATTATTAATTGCCCTTACCATTATGCTTTTGCCCATTCATGCAAATGCGGATTCGACCAAAAAATCAAATTCGGAACAACCTTCTGTATTAAATGAGAATGAACATGATGAAATGAAATATAGTTCTGCTCAATTTACTAAACCAGAAAAATCAAACGAGAAGCAAGCAACACAATCACCATCTTTCGAAGGATTTGAAAAGGCTGCGGAAAATGAGAACTTGATCCTTTACGTAAATAAAGAATCTCTCGCTTTAAAGATTCAGGATAAACAAACCCAATATGTTTGGAATACCGGAGTCGATCATCCTGATAACTATCGCATCAATAAAACATGGGAAGAAATGATTCAGTCCGCCATTACAGTGGAATATGCTGATCGTAAAGGGAAGGTAAGAAGCGAGAGCATATTGACAAACAACTCCAAGCCTAAAATTGAAATGACCAAAAATGGTTTTACTGCCAAAGTGTTTATGAATCAGGCGAAAGTTAGCTTTCAATTAAATGTAGAATTAGAGGATGATAGTTTACAAGTTTCCCTCCCAAAAGAAAAGATTGAAGAAAATAAGCGTACGAAGCTGATTTCTATTAAGATTTACCCGTTCCTAGGGGCGGTTAACGAGAATGATTTGAATGGATACATGTTTTTGCCTGATGGCAGTGGTGCTTTAGTTAGATATGAGAAGAGTGGAAAAAAAGCAGATACTCCATTTGTTGGCTCCATCTTTGGAAAAGATGAAAGTTTTAAGAAAACGGTAAAAGTCAATGAAAAAGTTTATCCAGTCCAACAAATCAAGATGCCTGTTTTCGGCGCTGTACATGGAGTAAAACAAAATGCTTTCCTAACAGTTATTGAAGATGGATATACTTACGGTGATGTTGTGGCTTACCCAGCGGGGGTTTCAACTGATTTTAACTGGGTATCTTCTCAGTTCCATTATCGGAACGAATATTACCAGCCGACAAGTAAGAGCATGAATGGAATTAATGTATATCAAGAAAATGCAAATAACTTTGATATTACACTCCGTTATATGTTTTTAAGAGATGCAGATGCTGATTATGTTGGCATGGCTAAAAGATATCAAAAGTATTTAGAAGAAAATGATCAATTGAAAAAACAAGTTGATAAGTCTCAAGTACGTCTTGAAATTCTTGGCGGTGAAGTAAAGGAGGGATTAATTTTGGATTCTGTCATTCCGATGACAGAAATTAACCAAATCCCACAATTCACCAAAGAATTGAAAAAAAATAAAGTGGATAAAATGTTTGTTGTGTATAAAGGCTGGACAAAGGGTGGTTTAACAGGAACACTGCCAACTAAATTTCCGATTGAGAAAAAGCTGGGAAATAAAAATGATGTTCAAGATACAACCGCTGCATTAAAAAAGGACAACATACCACTCTATTTTTATACTGACTATACAAAAGCATATGAAGGTGCATCTGGATATTCAGGAAGTAAGGACGTAGCTAAGAAAATAAGTTCCGAGACAATCTCACTCTTAGAAGGAAAAGAGAAAGTATTTTATCTGTCTCCTTTGAAATCTTTGGAGATGGCCAAGGATGACATTGAGAATTACAGTAAAAATGGAATATCCAATCTTGCGATAGATTCGACTGGCTTTACACTGTTTTCTGATTATAATAAGAGTTCATCTTCAGATCGTATGCAAACGATAGATACCTATAATGAACTTATTCATGAATTTAACAAAAAGATGGGGAATGTTGCTCTATATGAGCCGAATGTATATACATGGAAACAGACAAATCGTTATTTGGACATACCAATGTATTCATCAAACTATGTTTTTGAAACAGATACCGTCCCTTTCTTACAAATCGTCTTAAAGGGGTATATCCCTTATTTCGCACCATTTTCTAATTTCAATGCTAATCCCTCGGAGGATGTGCTAAGGATGATTGAATATGGAGCATATCCATCTTTCTTATTAACCGATCAACCGTCGCATTTATTGAAGAAAACACCATCTAATGGTGTCTATACTTCTGAATTTGATCTTTGGAAAGATGAAATTGTTGAACAATATAAAATGATTGAAGAAAGTCTTGGACAAGTAGAAGGTGCAGCGATTACAGCAAGGGAAATTCCGAAAGCTGGAGTTGTGGAAGTTTCTTATTCCAATGGAAAGATGATCATTGTGAATTATACAGACTCGCCATATAGTGCACATGGAATTCAGGTGCAGGCACAAGACTTTGCTGTGATTGAGAGGGGGGAATAG